In the genome of Pelobacter seleniigenes DSM 18267, one region contains:
- a CDS encoding FMN-binding glutamate synthase family protein, with protein sequence MLNQFWLFRIHGRRFLLASAALLVLIGLAGWLWRPALWLYLAAAPVILIGLWDLYFSTNTILRNFPFFGHFRYLAMRIYPEIHQYFVENDIDGRPFNKIQRSMVNKRADQRMETHPFGTEYNVYQEGYEWSPHSIYPKAVPAQAPRVKVGGSQCRQPYSAAVLNISAMSFGSLSAAAVRALNRGAKVGGFYHNTGEGGLSPYHEDAGADLVWEIGSGYFGCRNKDGGFDPDLFQQTARKAAVKMIEIKLSQGAKPGHGGVLPAPKNTPEIARIRNVEPYTKVVSPAFHKEFSDAAGLLGFVDRLRELSDGKPVGFKLCIGSRQEFADICQAMLDTGLRPDFITVDGSEGGTGAAPPEFSDSMGMPLEEALVFVSDTLHRYGLRKELRIIASGKIISAFDMIKAFALGADICNSARGMMFALGCIQALKCDTDECPTGITTHNPNLTRGLIVPEKARRVANFQSETIQAALELLAAMGCEQFGDLTRQHIFKRINAETVRSFAEIYPAKDSLATPG encoded by the coding sequence ATGCTGAATCAATTTTGGCTGTTCAGAATACACGGCCGCCGCTTTCTGCTCGCCAGCGCCGCGCTGCTGGTGTTGATCGGCCTGGCCGGCTGGTTGTGGCGACCGGCCCTGTGGCTGTATCTCGCAGCGGCTCCGGTCATCCTGATCGGCCTGTGGGATCTCTATTTTTCAACCAATACCATTTTGCGCAATTTTCCCTTTTTCGGCCATTTCCGCTATCTGGCCATGCGTATTTACCCGGAGATTCACCAGTATTTTGTCGAAAACGACATCGACGGCAGACCGTTTAACAAAATTCAGCGCAGCATGGTCAACAAACGGGCGGATCAACGCATGGAAACCCATCCGTTCGGAACGGAATACAATGTCTACCAGGAAGGCTATGAGTGGTCGCCGCATTCCATCTATCCCAAAGCTGTGCCGGCCCAGGCTCCGCGGGTGAAAGTGGGCGGTTCCCAATGTCGACAGCCCTATAGTGCGGCAGTCCTGAATATCTCGGCAATGAGCTTCGGCAGTTTGAGCGCGGCAGCGGTCCGGGCCCTGAATCGTGGTGCCAAGGTCGGTGGGTTTTATCACAATACCGGGGAAGGCGGTCTCTCCCCTTACCACGAGGATGCCGGGGCAGACCTGGTCTGGGAAATCGGTTCCGGCTACTTCGGCTGCAGGAATAAAGATGGCGGTTTTGACCCGGATCTGTTTCAGCAGACCGCGCGCAAGGCAGCGGTCAAGATGATTGAGATCAAACTCTCGCAAGGGGCCAAGCCCGGTCACGGCGGGGTGCTCCCCGCCCCCAAGAATACCCCCGAAATCGCCCGGATCAGAAACGTCGAACCCTATACCAAAGTCGTCTCCCCGGCCTTTCACAAAGAATTTTCCGATGCCGCCGGCCTGTTAGGGTTTGTCGATCGCCTGCGCGAACTGAGCGACGGGAAACCGGTCGGGTTCAAACTGTGCATCGGCTCGCGGCAGGAATTTGCAGACATCTGCCAGGCGATGCTGGACACCGGCCTGCGCCCCGATTTTATCACCGTCGATGGCAGTGAGGGTGGAACCGGTGCGGCTCCGCCGGAATTTTCCGATTCCATGGGCATGCCCCTGGAAGAAGCGCTGGTCTTTGTCAGCGACACCCTCCATCGTTACGGGCTCAGAAAAGAGCTGCGCATCATCGCCTCGGGCAAGATCATCAGCGCTTTTGACATGATCAAAGCCTTTGCCCTGGGCGCGGACATCTGCAACAGTGCCCGGGGGATGATGTTTGCCCTCGGCTGCATCCAGGCCCTCAAATGCGATACGGACGAATGCCCGACCGGGATTACCACCCATAATCCGAACCTGACCCGCGGGCTGATCGTGCCGGAAAAAGCCAGACGTGTCGCCAATTTCCAGAGTGAAACCATCCAGGCCGCCCTGGAACTGTTGGCGGCCATGGGCTGCGAACAGTTCGGCGATCTGACCCGACAGCATATTTTCAAACGGATCAACGCCGAAACGGTCCGCTCCTTTGCCGAAATCTATCCTGCAAAGGACAGCCTGGCTACGCCTGGATAG
- a CDS encoding c-type cytochrome, with protein MRSLMLLCALFSCFYVTGCSKDDNGGKDQAAAPAAKEQTEPASQAVQQATEKVGEMAAQAKEKVAVATETAKEQVAAGMDQVEAKAGQMKTEAQTLLAGVQDKMSSASGQAIYTQNCSGCHGSGVMGAPKTGDAAAWSALVKDVGVDKLVQNAINGIGNMPPRGGHSQLTDSEVKSAVEYMVEQSK; from the coding sequence ATGAGATCGTTAATGCTGTTGTGTGCGCTTTTCAGCTGTTTTTATGTGACGGGCTGCAGTAAAGATGATAATGGCGGGAAGGACCAGGCGGCAGCTCCCGCGGCTAAGGAACAGACTGAGCCGGCGTCACAGGCAGTGCAGCAGGCGACAGAGAAAGTTGGCGAAATGGCTGCGCAGGCCAAAGAGAAAGTTGCGGTAGCGACAGAAACCGCCAAAGAACAGGTTGCAGCCGGGATGGATCAGGTCGAAGCCAAGGCCGGGCAGATGAAAACAGAGGCTCAAACGCTGCTCGCCGGAGTCCAGGACAAAATGTCTTCTGCCTCCGGGCAGGCAATCTACACCCAAAATTGCAGTGGTTGTCACGGCAGTGGGGTCATGGGGGCACCCAAAACAGGGGATGCGGCAGCCTGGAGCGCTTTGGTGAAGGATGTTGGCGTCGATAAGCTGGTCCAGAACGCCATCAATGGCATCGGCAATATGCCGCCACGGGGCGGCCACAGCCAATTGACCGACAGTGAAGTGAAGTCTGCCGTGGAGTATATGGTGGAGCAAAGCAAATAA
- a CDS encoding lipid-A-disaccharide synthase N-terminal domain-containing protein encodes MSKTELGILILGFSGQTLFFMRFFVQWLTSEKLHRSVIPVSFWYFSIGGSSLLLIYAIIRKDVVFIVGQATGFTIYLRNLYFIAKERREKEEHGASTP; translated from the coding sequence ATGTCGAAAACTGAACTGGGCATTCTCATCCTCGGCTTCTCCGGCCAGACCCTTTTTTTCATGCGTTTTTTCGTCCAGTGGCTGACCTCGGAAAAGTTGCACCGCAGCGTCATCCCGGTGTCCTTCTGGTATTTCAGCATCGGGGGCAGTTCCCTGCTGTTGATTTATGCCATCATCCGTAAGGATGTGGTGTTTATCGTCGGCCAGGCAACCGGGTTCACCATTTACCTGCGTAACCTCTATTTCATCGCCAAAGAACGTCGCGAGAAAGAAGAACATGGCGCCTCAACCCCTTAA
- a CDS encoding response regulator transcription factor: MRILVIEDDSGTAQFIKKGFAQAGYAVDHAADGIDGLFMAENNDYDALVVDVMLPGVDGLSVVKRLRGRHNNTPIIILSAKKTLDDRIRGLHSGSDDYLVKPFAFSELLARTQALLRRVQAITDPTNLTIEGLQLDILKRKVFRDNEPIELQHREFALLEYLMRNCGRVVSKTMIMEHVWDYNFDPETNVVEARICRLRNKIDRSQPVKYIHTVRGAGYILEARRKG; this comes from the coding sequence ATGAGAATATTGGTTATTGAAGATGACAGCGGGACGGCTCAGTTCATTAAAAAGGGCTTCGCCCAGGCCGGCTACGCCGTCGATCATGCGGCAGATGGCATTGACGGCCTGTTCATGGCGGAAAATAACGACTATGACGCGCTGGTTGTCGATGTCATGCTGCCCGGCGTCGATGGCCTCAGTGTGGTTAAAAGACTCAGAGGTCGTCACAACAACACCCCCATCATCATATTGAGTGCAAAAAAAACTCTGGATGACAGAATCCGCGGTCTGCATAGCGGCAGCGACGATTATCTGGTCAAGCCGTTTGCGTTCTCGGAATTGCTGGCCCGGACCCAGGCCCTGCTGCGCAGGGTCCAGGCCATCACGGACCCGACCAACCTGACCATCGAGGGTCTGCAGCTGGATATTCTGAAGCGTAAGGTCTTCCGGGACAATGAACCCATTGAGCTGCAGCATCGGGAATTTGCCCTGCTGGAATACCTGATGCGCAACTGCGGCCGGGTCGTCTCCAAAACCATGATCATGGAGCATGTCTGGGACTACAACTTTGACCCGGAAACCAACGTCGTTGAGGCCCGGATCTGCCGTTTGCGCAACAAAATCGACCGCAGCCAGCCGGTGAAATACATCCATACGGTCAGGGGTGCCGGCTATATCCTGGAAGCACGGAGAAAGGGGTGA
- a CDS encoding ArnT family glycosyltransferase — MAPQPLKSKSFLLACFSALLLLPAGAMPLMETTEARYAEIAREMIVSGNYLEPYFNAIKHFHKPPLTYWLVAAGLKTFGFNNFGARFFGILAAIAAVIYVYRCACLFLDKDRGALTATIMFASSLLFLTVARLASTEIYLVACVVAAQFYLLRQIYGQPGRSNALWFGLWLGLGFMIKGPIIFLFTLLPGLVGKLTDKRHRAIFSWRQTFAACGIFCAVALPWYLLVVAKNPGLLAYFLKVQTVDRVVTDRFRRYEPPWYFFYIFTATFFPYILFFGKGLWRWKNLSSELKTLLLYVALPMLVFTIAKGKHATYILPFYGTCAILTAAMLKRDAMPRLRDATAAILLVFAVAPAVAGMAYAPLRSSLVPLLGSGLLLLALWWMVWKSRQQETFWAATALLMLLFSTVAIVCVGIAGPNMRGYQQMAAAMNRIDPQRKLTTLIYHGFLPSVSFYRNQLAVMSFSDQRETQFQPETSYRPWYVTTESELTPILAENPKLFVIVRKQEIEDFTTQHAYRCNVVFQQRKHSAYLCEANAP, encoded by the coding sequence ATGGCGCCTCAACCCCTTAAATCCAAGAGCTTCCTACTGGCTTGCTTTTCGGCCCTGCTCCTGCTCCCGGCCGGGGCAATGCCGTTGATGGAAACAACCGAGGCCCGTTATGCGGAGATTGCCCGCGAAATGATCGTGTCCGGCAATTATCTGGAACCGTATTTCAATGCCATCAAGCATTTTCACAAACCACCACTGACCTATTGGCTGGTTGCCGCCGGACTGAAAACTTTTGGATTCAACAATTTCGGTGCCCGTTTTTTTGGGATTCTCGCTGCAATAGCCGCGGTGATTTACGTCTATCGTTGCGCCTGTTTGTTTCTGGACAAAGACAGGGGCGCCCTGACCGCCACCATCATGTTCGCATCGTCACTGTTGTTCCTGACCGTAGCGCGCCTGGCCTCCACAGAGATCTACCTGGTGGCTTGCGTGGTAGCCGCCCAGTTCTACCTGTTGCGCCAGATTTACGGGCAACCCGGCCGGAGCAACGCCCTCTGGTTCGGTCTCTGGCTGGGGCTGGGCTTTATGATCAAAGGACCGATCATTTTTCTGTTTACCCTGCTGCCGGGACTGGTCGGCAAACTGACGGACAAGCGCCACCGTGCCATCTTCAGCTGGCGGCAAACCTTTGCAGCATGCGGAATATTTTGCGCCGTGGCGCTCCCCTGGTATCTGCTGGTGGTCGCAAAGAATCCCGGGCTGCTGGCCTATTTCTTGAAAGTTCAGACTGTCGATCGGGTGGTCACCGACCGTTTTCGCCGTTATGAACCGCCGTGGTATTTTTTCTACATTTTTACGGCCACCTTTTTCCCTTATATCCTGTTTTTCGGCAAAGGCCTGTGGCGCTGGAAAAATCTCAGCAGTGAACTGAAAACCCTGCTCCTGTATGTCGCCCTGCCGATGTTGGTTTTCACCATCGCCAAAGGCAAACATGCGACCTATATCCTGCCCTTTTACGGCACCTGCGCCATTCTCACGGCCGCCATGCTGAAGCGCGATGCCATGCCACGCCTGCGCGATGCCACCGCCGCGATCCTGCTCGTTTTCGCAGTTGCTCCGGCGGTGGCAGGAATGGCCTATGCACCGCTGCGCTCAAGCCTGGTTCCTCTGCTCGGCAGCGGGCTGCTTTTGCTGGCGCTCTGGTGGATGGTCTGGAAATCCCGCCAGCAGGAAACGTTCTGGGCCGCAACGGCACTGCTCATGCTCCTGTTCAGCACGGTCGCCATTGTCTGCGTCGGCATCGCCGGGCCGAATATGCGTGGCTATCAGCAGATGGCGGCGGCAATGAACCGGATCGACCCGCAAAGAAAGCTGACCACCCTGATCTATCACGGTTTTTTGCCTTCCGTTTCCTTTTATCGCAATCAACTGGCAGTCATGTCCTTTTCCGACCAGCGGGAGACCCAGTTCCAACCCGAAACGAGCTATCGTCCCTGGTATGTCACCACGGAAAGCGAACTGACGCCGATCCTGGCGGAAAACCCGAAACTCTTCGTGATTGTCCGCAAACAGGAGATCGAAGATTTTACCACGCAGCATGCTTACCGCTGCAATGTGGTTTTCCAGCAGCGCAAACATTCGGCGTACCTCTGCGAGGCGAACGCGCCGTAA
- a CDS encoding Nramp family divalent metal transporter, whose product MMIASDSAGAQRGSNDDKTRLLADKVLSGAGPKTGLARLLPFLGPAFIASIAYVDPGNFATNIEGGAKFGYTLLWVIVASNLMAMLIQSLSAKLGIATGRNLAELCRDHFPAPVVWGMWLIMELVAIATDLAEFIGAAVGFNLLFGFSLWTSGLITAVVTFLILALQARGFRPLEAVITALLGVIALCYLIETYLDKPDWAKVAYHAVVPGFSGPQSVLLATGILGATVMPHVIFLHSSLTQSRIMATGAKQKRQLFYYQLIDVTIAMGIAGFVNAAMLLMAAATFHQQGFSHVASIEEAYRTLEPLLGRAAGWVFAISLLAAGLASTTVGTMAGQVIMQGFLQRHIPVWLRRLITILPSLVVIYIGLDPTRTLVISQVVLSFGLPFAVIPLVIFTRRTDLMGDLVNWRITTLAAAVIAGLIIALNFYLIYQTVWGS is encoded by the coding sequence ATGATGATTGCTTCTGATTCCGCTGGTGCCCAACGCGGCAGCAATGATGACAAGACCAGGTTGCTGGCCGACAAGGTCCTCAGCGGGGCCGGACCCAAGACCGGTTTGGCCCGTCTGCTGCCGTTTCTCGGCCCGGCCTTTATTGCCAGTATCGCTTATGTCGACCCCGGTAACTTTGCCACCAACATCGAAGGTGGAGCCAAGTTCGGTTATACCCTGCTGTGGGTGATTGTCGCCAGCAATTTGATGGCGATGTTGATTCAAAGCCTTTCCGCCAAACTGGGGATCGCCACCGGTCGGAACCTGGCCGAGTTGTGTCGCGATCATTTTCCGGCCCCGGTGGTCTGGGGGATGTGGCTGATCATGGAGTTGGTAGCCATTGCCACCGATCTGGCTGAATTTATCGGTGCCGCGGTCGGCTTCAATCTTTTGTTTGGTTTTTCGCTATGGACTTCCGGCCTGATCACTGCGGTAGTCACCTTTCTCATCCTGGCCTTGCAGGCCCGTGGGTTCCGTCCCCTTGAGGCGGTTATTACCGCCTTACTCGGGGTGATTGCGCTCTGCTACCTGATTGAAACCTATCTGGATAAACCGGACTGGGCAAAGGTGGCCTATCATGCTGTTGTTCCTGGTTTTTCCGGTCCTCAGAGTGTCCTCTTGGCAACCGGGATTCTTGGGGCAACAGTGATGCCCCATGTTATTTTCCTACATTCGTCGCTGACTCAATCCAGGATCATGGCCACCGGGGCAAAGCAGAAACGCCAGCTGTTTTATTATCAGCTTATCGATGTCACCATTGCCATGGGGATTGCCGGGTTCGTCAACGCGGCCATGCTGCTGATGGCTGCCGCCACCTTTCACCAACAGGGGTTCAGTCATGTTGCTTCCATCGAGGAGGCGTACCGGACCCTTGAACCCCTGCTCGGCCGGGCTGCGGGCTGGGTATTCGCCATTTCCCTGCTCGCCGCGGGGCTGGCCTCCACCACGGTCGGCACCATGGCCGGCCAGGTGATCATGCAGGGCTTTCTGCAACGGCACATTCCGGTCTGGCTGCGGCGGCTGATCACCATTCTGCCGTCGCTGGTGGTGATCTATATCGGTCTTGATCCGACCCGAACCCTGGTGATCAGCCAGGTGGTGCTCAGCTTCGGGCTGCCTTTTGCCGTTATCCCGCTGGTGATCTTCACCCGGCGTACCGACCTGATGGGGGATCTAGTGAACTGGCGGATCACCACCCTGGCGGCCGCTGTGATCGCCGGGTTGATCATCGCATTGAATTTTTACCTGATTTATCAGACAGTTTGGGGATCCTGA
- a CDS encoding glycosyltransferase family 2 protein, translated as MVNKVSFVIPVYNEEQNLAALVTEIFQVMEKLSYPFEILFVDDGSIDRSLQILKELAATRSQIKYLSLAQRCGQSAALGCGFQAASGDVIVTMDADLQNDPADLEHMFKFYGDYDMVTGWRFNRQDSWSKKIGSKIGNRFRNWLTHEQIHDTGCSLKIMRADMLKQIRLFKGLHRFLPTLMRLEGARVIEVKVNHRPRRHGESKYSNWRRGIEGFNDVLAVRWMIKRSTPVQIKERHVEN; from the coding sequence ATGGTTAACAAAGTTTCCTTTGTCATCCCGGTCTACAACGAAGAACAAAACCTCGCGGCCCTGGTCACTGAAATTTTCCAGGTCATGGAAAAACTCTCATACCCCTTCGAAATTCTTTTTGTCGATGACGGCAGCATTGATCGCAGCCTGCAGATTCTCAAGGAGTTGGCCGCGACCCGCTCCCAAATCAAATATCTGAGCCTGGCCCAGCGCTGCGGCCAGTCCGCAGCACTGGGCTGCGGCTTTCAGGCAGCCAGCGGCGATGTGATTGTGACCATGGATGCCGATCTCCAGAACGATCCCGCTGACTTGGAGCACATGTTCAAATTTTATGGCGATTATGACATGGTCACCGGCTGGCGGTTCAATCGCCAGGACAGCTGGTCAAAAAAAATCGGCAGCAAAATCGGCAACCGCTTTCGCAATTGGTTGACTCACGAACAGATTCATGACACCGGCTGTTCACTGAAAATCATGCGCGCGGACATGCTCAAACAGATCCGCCTGTTTAAAGGCCTGCACCGTTTTCTGCCCACCCTGATGCGGCTGGAAGGTGCACGGGTGATTGAGGTCAAAGTCAACCATCGCCCACGGCGCCATGGCGAATCAAAATATTCCAACTGGCGGCGGGGAATTGAAGGCTTTAACGATGTCCTGGCGGTACGCTGGATGATCAAACGTTCGACCCCCGTGCAGATCAAGGAACGTCATGTCGAAAACTGA
- a CDS encoding sensor histidine kinase: MIHSLKARLTLWYTLLLAVTSLIFFFVIYLVLVRNLNDHLDNDLHDDAKEIALLFERFGFERATQEIALEVQGEDRQVRFYRIFSPAAQLISATDLSAWQHLAAQPEYRPEPDQMIFFSLPVTGHHYPVRSVFYGMKNGYFLQVGIEPVDNESLFSLFRETFAVAFISLVAVGAICGFLILLVALKGLTGLQASFERVGYGEFSHLPISGREPAEIKTLIQTFNSMQQRIQTLIAELKNVTNNIAHDLRSPITRIRGMAETTLTGPQTLEDYQETTGSIIEDCDTLVGMINTMLEIAESDAGVTRIAQVIVDISGMIHDAADIFLPVAEDKGVELLVRCPPYPVYTTGDKVKLQRALANLVDNALKYTPPDGCVTLALDQQDSALIITLCDTGIGIAEGELEHIFDRFYRCDPSRSTPGNGLGLALVRAIVRLHRGQIEVSSTLGKGSCFKLTLPAAQE; this comes from the coding sequence GTGATCCATTCTCTCAAAGCCCGGTTGACCCTCTGGTATACCCTGCTGCTGGCGGTCACCTCGCTGATCTTCTTCTTCGTTATCTACCTGGTGCTGGTGCGCAACCTGAATGATCATCTGGACAATGACCTCCATGATGACGCCAAAGAGATCGCTCTGCTCTTTGAACGCTTCGGTTTTGAAAGGGCAACCCAGGAGATTGCCCTGGAAGTCCAGGGTGAAGACCGGCAGGTGCGCTTTTACCGGATCTTTTCCCCGGCAGCTCAGCTCATCAGCGCAACCGATCTCAGCGCCTGGCAGCACCTCGCCGCCCAACCGGAATACCGCCCCGAACCGGACCAGATGATTTTCTTTTCCCTGCCGGTGACAGGCCATCACTATCCGGTCAGATCCGTCTTCTATGGTATGAAAAACGGTTATTTCCTGCAGGTGGGCATAGAACCCGTCGACAATGAAAGCCTGTTCAGCCTGTTTCGGGAAACTTTTGCCGTCGCTTTTATCTCACTGGTGGCGGTGGGTGCAATCTGCGGGTTTCTGATTTTATTGGTGGCGCTGAAAGGATTGACCGGTCTGCAAGCATCCTTTGAACGCGTCGGCTACGGCGAATTCTCCCATTTGCCGATCTCGGGCCGAGAGCCGGCAGAGATAAAGACGTTGATTCAGACCTTCAACAGCATGCAGCAACGCATTCAAACCCTGATCGCCGAGCTGAAAAACGTCACCAATAATATTGCCCACGATTTACGCAGCCCGATCACACGGATTCGGGGGATGGCGGAAACAACCCTGACCGGCCCGCAAACCCTGGAAGACTATCAAGAGACCACGGGCAGCATTATCGAGGATTGCGACACCCTGGTCGGGATGATCAACACCATGTTGGAAATTGCCGAATCCGATGCCGGAGTAACGCGAATTGCTCAGGTGATCGTCGATATCTCCGGGATGATCCATGACGCCGCCGATATTTTCCTGCCGGTGGCCGAGGATAAAGGCGTCGAATTGCTGGTCAGGTGCCCCCCCTATCCGGTTTATACGACGGGCGACAAGGTCAAGCTGCAAAGGGCACTGGCCAACCTGGTGGATAATGCCCTGAAATATACCCCACCGGACGGCTGCGTCACGCTGGCCCTTGATCAGCAGGACAGCGCGTTGATCATCACCCTGTGCGATACCGGCATCGGCATTGCTGAAGGGGAGCTGGAGCATATTTTCGACCGCTTCTACCGCTGCGATCCCAGCCGCTCAACCCCGGGCAACGGCCTCGGCCTGGCCCTGGTCAGAGCCATCGTCCGGTTACACCGGGGGCAGATCGAAGTCAGCAGTACCCTCGGCAAAGGCAGCTGCTTTAAGCTCACTCTTCCTGCTGCTCAGGAATAA
- a CDS encoding universal stress protein, translated as MFKHIIVPLDGSSLAENACAVAISLARLFSAEVTLLHLLEENPPANIHGERHLAEREEAEEYLKDLCRRLDIEDLQLHCHVHEEAVTDVARGIVAHEQEVAPDLIVMSSHGPKRFEHLIRGSLPQQVVSFGKTPLLLVPAATIPDRPLALRRLLVPLDGQTQHERTFAIAKDLALATNGTLFLLSVVVRPSELWGERATVSRYLPGSTWALQQQAMESQQHYLEQRLAELKQLGLEAGAEIAYGKVAPTIARTARKTEADLIIMATHGKFGSEAFWANSIAARVQGKTSKAILLVPL; from the coding sequence ATGTTCAAGCATATTATTGTCCCATTGGACGGCTCTTCTCTGGCGGAAAATGCCTGTGCGGTCGCCATCAGCCTGGCACGCCTGTTTTCCGCCGAAGTCACCCTGCTGCATCTGCTCGAAGAAAATCCTCCGGCAAATATTCATGGTGAACGTCATCTGGCCGAACGGGAAGAGGCGGAAGAGTACCTGAAGGACTTGTGCCGTCGCCTTGATATCGAGGATCTGCAGCTTCATTGTCATGTTCATGAAGAAGCGGTCACCGATGTTGCCAGAGGGATTGTCGCCCACGAGCAGGAGGTGGCGCCGGACCTGATCGTGATGAGTTCCCATGGACCGAAGCGCTTTGAGCATCTGATCCGGGGCAGTCTGCCCCAACAGGTGGTCAGTTTCGGCAAGACCCCGTTGCTGCTGGTGCCCGCCGCAACGATCCCGGATCGGCCGTTGGCGTTGCGACGTTTGCTGGTGCCGTTGGACGGTCAGACCCAGCATGAACGGACTTTCGCCATCGCCAAAGACCTGGCTCTGGCCACTAACGGGACCCTGTTCCTGCTTTCGGTCGTGGTTCGCCCTTCCGAGCTGTGGGGGGAGCGGGCGACGGTATCGCGCTATTTGCCGGGCTCGACCTGGGCATTGCAACAGCAGGCCATGGAGTCCCAGCAGCACTATCTTGAGCAGCGTCTGGCGGAGTTGAAGCAGCTGGGGCTTGAAGCCGGGGCCGAAATCGCTTATGGCAAAGTGGCCCCGACCATTGCCCGGACAGCACGCAAAACCGAAGCCGACCTGATCATCATGGCGACCCATGGCAAGTTCGGCAGCGAAGCCTTCTGGGCCAACAGCATCGCCGCCCGGGTTCAAGGAAAAACGAGCAAGGCCATTTTGCTGGTACCGCTCTGA
- a CDS encoding polyphosphate kinase 2 family protein encodes MKYLEKFRVKPGSKVDLSKVDAGFKDKYHHGGDKKVQKELETHINKMREQQYLMYAEGGRSLLICLQGRDAAGKDGTINHVLSAMNPQGCTVTGFKVPSAEEAAHDFLWRYHQAMPPKGHVAIFNRSHYEDVLVVRVHNLVPKKIWSQRYQQINDFEKMLSDNGIHILKFYLHIDPDEQLERFKKRIDDPARHWKISTGDYAERPFWDAYSKAYEAALSRCSTAHAPWFIIPSNHKWFRNLAVSRIISEYMESLRMKFPEPTVDIAEIRQKYHDIVSNEKKRADA; translated from the coding sequence ATGAAGTATCTGGAGAAGTTCCGGGTCAAACCGGGCAGCAAGGTTGATTTGAGCAAAGTCGACGCCGGGTTCAAGGATAAATATCACCACGGTGGGGACAAGAAGGTTCAAAAAGAGCTTGAAACTCACATCAACAAGATGAGAGAACAGCAATATCTGATGTATGCGGAAGGGGGGCGTTCGCTGTTGATCTGTCTGCAGGGGCGGGATGCCGCAGGCAAAGACGGCACGATCAATCATGTGCTGAGCGCCATGAATCCGCAGGGCTGTACGGTGACCGGATTCAAAGTCCCGTCGGCTGAAGAGGCCGCGCATGATTTTCTCTGGCGTTATCATCAGGCCATGCCGCCCAAAGGGCATGTCGCCATTTTCAACCGGTCCCATTACGAAGATGTGCTGGTGGTCCGGGTTCATAACCTGGTCCCGAAAAAAATCTGGTCCCAGCGTTACCAGCAGATCAACGATTTTGAAAAAATGCTTTCTGACAATGGCATCCATATTCTCAAGTTTTATCTGCATATCGACCCGGATGAACAACTGGAGCGCTTCAAAAAGCGCATCGATGACCCGGCCCGGCACTGGAAGATCAGCACCGGCGACTATGCGGAACGCCCTTTTTGGGATGCTTACAGCAAGGCCTATGAGGCGGCGCTGAGTCGTTGCAGCACAGCGCACGCGCCCTGGTTTATCATCCCGTCGAACCATAAGTGGTTCCGCAACCTGGCGGTATCCAGGATCATCAGTGAATATATGGAATCGCTACGAATGAAGTTTCCCGAACCGACGGTCGATATCGCTGAAATCCGTCAAAAATATCACGATATCGTCAGCAACGAGAAAAAGCGGGCTGATGCTTAG